The region ATTGAAATCTATACCGAACTCGTCCACCATTCTTGTATTCCACCAAACCTTGTACTTCTCTTCTTACTCATCTCCAACGAATTAATTTTATAGGGATTATTCACGAAGGCAGCAGCTGTTCCTGCTATGTGAATTCTTGTCCGCCTTGTTTATGTGCTTTTTAGCGAGAGGAAGTAATTTCGGGAGAATACGTTTGGAGTACTTTTATGAATACTATTTTTGGAGATGAGTAGAAGGAAAGTGTAAAGAGAGTCTCCAAATTCAAATTTTAAGGGAACACCAAACTTATTTACAATTACACATCTGCGGGGCTCGGTACAGAAAGGTTTAAATATGTTTATTTGTGTATAACAATTGTAAAATGAGTGGGGGTGATCTGTTGAACAAAGGTTCATTATCCGTTTTCTTGGTGATGTTGGTCTTCGTATCTCTTACGTATGCAGATTACGACCTTGTCAAAGAATACGATACGGATTACGGCACCGTTGTCAGAGAGTTGCACGTTTACGAGAACAAAACCTACGACATATTTGCATTGAAGTACGTGTATTCTTACAGATCGGTCATGACGATCAAGTTTACAAACGGGCAACCTCTGGTAAAAGAAGTTCTGGTTAAAGAAACGTTGGGTCCGTATTCGCAACCGAACTTTGATCCGGAACCGTACTCTCAATCCGATGATAGTGTTGTTTGGAAGTTTACCGATGTTCCTGTTAACAGAACTGTTGAAATGGTTATCGAAGATGATGGACTGATAGATAACGAAACATTTTTCTCGATGCCCGCCCCGGATTTGACAGTGACATTGAAGAAAGTGCGTTTATTGGTACCGAACAACGTCAGTTTAGGAGAAGAGTTGACCATCTCAGTGGTCGATGAAGACAACATGCCTGTCCAGGTGCCCGTAGAAGTCGTTTACCCGGACGGCAGGTCCGTTAACATCACTTTGAATTCGGACGGTATAGCAACACTCATCCCCGAAGACCAGGGGTACTACGTGGTACGCATTCCCGGGTTTAACATTGAGAAAAAGGTGAACGTATTCAAACCTCTTCCCGTAAACCAGACGCTTACAACCGCTGCTATGACGGGTCAGAGCGACAAGGATAGGTTGATGGTCTTCCTACCCGTTCTGGTAGTGTTAGTTATCATTGCTGCGATCCTGTTCGGCGTTATCGTACTTTACGCACCGCGGAGAAGGGACGAGACCGATGACATAGACAACCTTTTCACGCCCAAGGTCGAAACCGTTGAACGATTCGAAGAGAACCGGTTGGAAGGTTCGGTGCCGGAACCGCCTTTTGATGAGAAACCTATTTCACCACCCGCTCCCATAGAGCATAAACCTTACGAGACCGTTGATAAGGCGGACCTGGAGGAAAAGATCAAACGGATCAAGGAATTGGCTGAAGAGATTAAAAAGACGCAGAAGGTTTCGAAGGCTCGAACAGTAAAGAAACGTTCGACGCGGACCGCGTCGAGAACAGGTGGTTCATCCAGAAAGAAGAAGACCAGAAAAACCAGGACAAGAAAGAAATAAAGCGATTTTTCCCCTTTTGTTTTTTACCACGGGACCTTCTTTAGTCCTATTCTGTTTGCCAGGAAGTTAGTGCTCTTATGAAGTACGTATGTTATGATTAAGACGAGGAAGTAATGGATAACCTCGATAGTGAAGGTAAGCTGAGATAGGATCGGAAACAGAAAAACCGTTGCCATGATTAGGAATCCGAGTTCGTCCATGATAGGAGCGGGGTCACCTTCTTTAAGGTTTAGACGTCTTTTGATGAAGGAACCTGTCATATCACCTGCCATCGCGCCCACACCTTCTAACAGCCCTGCCAGAGCATAACATATTCTATCGTTGAAAAGAAAGAGGTGGGTATGCCATACACCTAACACCGCTCCTGCCGCAAACCCGGTTATTATCCCGGCTATGAGACCGCGTACGGTTTTACTGTTCCCGAGGAGTTTCCGTCCGTCGATAAACCTTTTGCCTAGGTCGACGGGACACCCTCCCCCCAGGAGCACAGGTGCACCGTTAGCCACGTATGCGGGTATGAAGAGTACGAACAGTCTGACCAATGCGGTGACCATCGTAAGCATTTATAAAACCAAAGTTTAAAAAAGTGATTCGTATGGAACTCACTCTCAAAGGTGTCATAGTAAAGGAATTGAGACGCAACAGATATCTTTTGGCGACACGCAGCAAGACCTATGTCGTAGAATCAAAGGATAGGTTGGATATCGGTCCGTGCAAGGTGACTGTT is a window of Candidatus Micrarchaeota archaeon DNA encoding:
- a CDS encoding CDP-2,3-bis-(O-geranylgeranyl)-sn-glycerol synthase codes for the protein MVTALVRLFVLFIPAYVANGAPVLLGGGCPVDLGKRFIDGRKLLGNSKTVRGLIAGIITGFAAGAVLGVWHTHLFLFNDRICYALAGLLEGVGAMAGDMTGSFIKRRLNLKEGDPAPIMDELGFLIMATVFLFPILSQLTFTIEVIHYFLVLIITYVLHKSTNFLANRIGLKKVPW